From Streptomyces sp. NBC_00690, a single genomic window includes:
- the hemA gene encoding 5-aminolevulinate synthase, whose translation MDHYLELFSRHIQELGSTEGKREFLQIGRLAGQFPAAQNHRDGVVSEINVWCSNDYLGMGQHPLVLAATREALDEYGAGAGGSRNIGGTNRYHVLLERELADLHGKTDALLFTSGYTANDGALSVLAGRLGNCLVFSDEMNHASIIDGLRHSGAEKRIFRHNDTAHLEELISAADPDRPKMIVLESVYSMAGDVAPLAEIARIARNHGAMTFLDEVHAVGMYGPQGAGIAASQGLADEFTVIMGTLAKGFGTTGGYIAGPAELIDAVRGFSRSFIFTTALPPAVVAGALAAVRHLRSSDEERKRLTENARLMHRLLREHGIPFVSDESHIVSVFVGDDDLSKQISSVLLERHGAYVQAINAPSVRAGQEILRTAPGAVHDPSEVRKFVAALDEIWRELGLPRTPSPQQFT comes from the coding sequence ATGGACCATTACCTGGAGCTCTTTTCGCGACACATTCAGGAATTAGGGTCCACGGAGGGGAAACGGGAGTTCCTTCAAATCGGGCGGCTGGCCGGGCAATTCCCGGCGGCGCAGAACCACCGCGACGGAGTCGTCTCCGAGATCAACGTGTGGTGCAGCAACGACTACCTGGGAATGGGCCAGCATCCGCTCGTACTGGCAGCGACGCGGGAAGCGCTCGACGAGTACGGCGCGGGGGCGGGTGGCTCCCGGAACATCGGGGGGACCAACCGCTACCACGTCTTGCTGGAGAGGGAACTCGCGGATCTGCACGGCAAGACCGACGCACTGCTCTTCACCTCCGGGTACACCGCCAATGACGGGGCCCTCTCGGTACTCGCCGGCCGCTTGGGGAACTGTCTCGTCTTCTCCGACGAGATGAACCACGCCTCGATCATCGACGGACTCCGGCACAGCGGCGCGGAGAAGCGCATCTTCCGCCACAATGACACGGCACATCTGGAAGAGTTGATCTCCGCCGCTGATCCTGACCGTCCAAAAATGATCGTCCTGGAGTCGGTCTACTCGATGGCGGGGGATGTCGCCCCACTCGCCGAGATAGCGAGGATCGCGCGCAACCACGGCGCGATGACCTTCCTCGACGAGGTGCATGCGGTCGGAATGTACGGGCCCCAGGGAGCCGGTATCGCCGCGAGCCAGGGACTGGCTGACGAGTTCACCGTCATCATGGGCACACTGGCCAAGGGATTCGGTACCACCGGTGGATACATAGCAGGTCCCGCCGAATTGATCGACGCAGTGCGCGGCTTCTCCCGCTCCTTCATCTTCACCACGGCCCTCCCGCCGGCCGTCGTGGCGGGCGCCCTCGCCGCGGTCCGACATCTGCGCTCCTCCGACGAGGAACGCAAAAGGCTCACTGAAAACGCTCGTCTGATGCACCGACTACTCAGGGAACACGGGATTCCCTTTGTCTCCGACGAGTCCCATATCGTCTCTGTATTCGTAGGCGATGACGACCTCTCCAAACAGATCTCCAGCGTTCTACTGGAACGCCACGGCGCCTATGTACAGGCGATCAACGCGCCGAGCGTGCGCGCCGGCCAGGAAATCCTCAGGACAGCTCCCGGAGCCGTGCACGACCCGTCCGAGGTGCGAAAGTTCGTCGCGGCACTCGACGAGATCTGGCGGGAACTGGGGCTGCCGCGCACGCCGAGCCCTCAGCAGTTCACTTGA
- a CDS encoding AMP-binding protein — protein sequence MPSNETYVSQILKVISAEPEKVVLSWHDKTLTAAELAALVRSAANTLRQHVDANGKAADTVVAILTVTNTAPTLILRYAANLIGATVVHLHTTNAVDPGDHLIADAKLKILQETGATHLAVDAENLAGARALRELLPAPLDLIGLGDLGPDVLDLTTEDASAFDPADVDMRLDQPAVVTYTSGTTGKPKGIAVDFQTRNGFISAGLQMGWRSVYLATLPMSHSSGATTDDSLASGGSVFLRDGFDAGDVLRAVQQHRITRLLVSPPQLYMLLDHPDVSSTDLSSLQMVTYVGSPASPERLADAVKVFGDVLIQVYATSEAGFVSMLSPAEHLDPRLRITVGRPIPGWVQIRDQDDHHDLPAGEVGEICVRSAFTMSEYVGEPELTARTVRDGWVHTGDLGFIDGDGYLHIRGRIGEVMKTNGIKIHPVTVENAFLAHPDVVQACVFCVHDEDRIEHMHAAVVLREGSTATAADLAEHIRVAISPKHIPEEIGIRTALPLTGAGKPDKARLAAEANV from the coding sequence ATGCCGTCGAACGAAACATATGTCAGTCAGATCCTCAAGGTAATCTCAGCCGAGCCGGAAAAGGTGGTCCTGTCATGGCATGACAAGACCCTGACCGCGGCGGAGTTAGCTGCCCTGGTCCGTTCCGCCGCGAACACCCTGCGCCAGCACGTCGACGCGAACGGGAAGGCCGCCGACACGGTGGTCGCCATCCTCACCGTCACCAACACGGCCCCGACCCTGATCCTGCGGTACGCCGCGAATCTGATCGGTGCCACGGTGGTTCATCTGCACACCACCAACGCGGTCGACCCCGGGGATCATTTGATCGCCGATGCCAAACTCAAGATCCTCCAGGAGACCGGCGCGACGCACCTGGCCGTGGACGCGGAGAACCTCGCGGGCGCTCGTGCGCTGCGCGAGCTGCTGCCGGCTCCCCTCGACCTCATTGGTCTCGGTGATCTTGGTCCCGACGTCCTCGACCTGACCACCGAGGACGCGAGCGCCTTCGATCCGGCCGATGTCGATATGAGGCTTGACCAACCCGCGGTGGTGACCTACACGAGCGGCACGACCGGCAAGCCGAAGGGCATCGCCGTCGACTTCCAGACCCGAAACGGCTTCATCTCCGCCGGCCTACAGATGGGCTGGCGGTCCGTCTATCTGGCCACGCTCCCGATGAGCCACTCCAGTGGTGCCACGACCGATGACTCGCTCGCGTCCGGCGGCTCGGTGTTCCTGCGGGACGGATTCGACGCTGGCGACGTGCTGCGCGCCGTGCAGCAGCACCGGATCACCCGGCTACTGGTCTCACCTCCCCAGCTGTACATGCTCCTGGACCACCCCGACGTGAGCTCGACCGATCTGTCCAGTCTCCAGATGGTCACCTATGTGGGATCTCCAGCGTCCCCGGAGCGCCTGGCCGACGCGGTCAAGGTCTTCGGTGACGTGCTCATCCAGGTGTACGCCACCAGCGAGGCGGGCTTCGTCAGCATGCTCTCGCCGGCCGAGCACCTCGACCCCCGTCTGCGGATCACGGTCGGACGGCCGATACCCGGTTGGGTTCAGATCCGCGATCAGGACGACCACCATGATCTGCCGGCCGGTGAGGTCGGCGAGATCTGCGTACGCTCGGCATTCACCATGAGCGAGTACGTGGGAGAGCCCGAACTCACGGCCCGGACTGTACGGGACGGCTGGGTGCACACCGGCGACCTCGGCTTCATCGACGGCGACGGCTACCTTCACATCCGCGGTCGGATCGGCGAGGTGATGAAGACCAACGGCATCAAGATCCATCCGGTGACGGTTGAGAACGCCTTCCTAGCCCACCCCGACGTCGTGCAGGCATGCGTCTTCTGCGTCCATGACGAGGACCGGATCGAGCACATGCACGCCGCAGTGGTGCTGCGCGAGGGAAGCACCGCCACCGCCGCCGATCTGGCGGAGCACATCCGTGTCGCCATCTCACCGAAGCACATACCCGAGGAGATCGGCATCCGTACCGCGCTGCCCCTGACCGGTGCAGGCAAGCCGGACAAGGCGCGGCTGGCCGCGGAAGCGAACGTGTGA
- a CDS encoding long-chain-fatty-acid--CoA ligase, with protein MSLSVAAVLAESALRRPEHPAIVFDTRKITYRELWDGARRYAAVLRDRGIGPGDNVALLLPNTPHFPLAYFGVLALGATAVPVHALLRADEISYVLKDSGAAALICAAPLLGEGGKAAEAAGTPVLTVMEERRTNAPRLDALAARTTPIDRHVPREPGDIAVILYTSGTTGQPKGALLTHLNVVMNVDTTMLSPFDFTADDVLLGCLPLFHTFGQICGMNTCFRAGATLVLMPRFDGPQALDLMVRENCTLFMGVPTMYVALLDVARADPRRPPLNRAFSGGAALSVTLLDEFREMYGCPVYEGYGLTETSPVVAYNQKAWPLKPGTVGRAIWGVEVEIARAEVADRVELLPAGELGEVVIRGHNVMAGYLNRPEATAEAIVDGWFRSGDLGVKDDEGYLSIVDRKKDMVLRAGYNVYPRELEDVLARHPAIAQVAVVGLPHAVHGEEVCAVVLTRPGSVPGPALGAEIVAWGRERMAAYKYPRLVEFVDAFPLGPSGKVLKRELVSRLSGAAGLEP; from the coding sequence ATGTCCCTCTCGGTGGCCGCCGTACTTGCCGAGTCCGCGCTGCGGCGGCCGGAACACCCGGCGATCGTGTTCGACACACGGAAGATCACCTACCGCGAACTGTGGGACGGGGCGCGGCGGTACGCGGCCGTGCTGCGAGACCGGGGCATCGGCCCCGGCGACAACGTGGCGCTACTGCTTCCTAACACACCGCACTTCCCGCTGGCCTACTTCGGGGTTCTCGCGCTCGGTGCGACCGCGGTCCCCGTCCACGCCCTGCTCCGGGCGGATGAGATCTCCTACGTGCTCAAGGACTCCGGGGCCGCCGCGCTGATCTGTGCCGCCCCGCTGCTGGGCGAGGGCGGCAAGGCCGCGGAGGCAGCCGGGACACCCGTGCTCACCGTCATGGAGGAGAGAAGGACCAACGCTCCGCGCCTGGACGCACTCGCCGCGCGGACTACACCGATCGACCGTCATGTACCGCGTGAACCCGGCGACATCGCGGTGATCCTCTACACCTCCGGCACCACCGGCCAGCCCAAAGGCGCCCTGCTCACCCATCTCAACGTGGTGATGAACGTCGACACCACCATGCTCTCTCCCTTCGACTTCACGGCTGACGACGTCCTCCTCGGCTGTCTGCCGCTTTTTCACACCTTCGGCCAGATCTGCGGAATGAACACATGCTTCCGGGCGGGGGCGACCCTGGTGCTGATGCCCAGGTTCGACGGTCCACAGGCACTGGACCTCATGGTGCGCGAGAATTGCACCCTGTTCATGGGGGTTCCGACGATGTACGTGGCGCTCCTCGACGTAGCCCGGGCCGATCCGCGCCGGCCGCCACTCAACCGGGCGTTCTCCGGTGGCGCAGCCCTGTCGGTGACACTCCTCGACGAGTTCCGGGAGATGTATGGCTGCCCGGTCTACGAGGGGTACGGACTGACCGAGACATCTCCCGTGGTGGCGTACAACCAGAAGGCGTGGCCGCTCAAGCCGGGAACCGTGGGCAGAGCGATCTGGGGCGTCGAAGTCGAGATCGCCAGAGCTGAAGTGGCCGACCGGGTCGAGTTGTTGCCCGCCGGCGAACTGGGCGAGGTCGTCATCCGGGGACACAACGTGATGGCCGGCTATCTGAACCGGCCAGAGGCGACCGCCGAGGCGATCGTGGACGGTTGGTTCCGCTCGGGCGACCTCGGTGTCAAGGACGATGAAGGCTATCTGTCCATCGTCGACCGGAAGAAGGACATGGTGCTGCGCGCCGGGTACAACGTGTACCCGCGCGAGTTGGAGGACGTACTGGCCCGGCATCCGGCGATCGCCCAGGTCGCTGTCGTGGGGCTACCGCACGCCGTTCACGGTGAGGAGGTGTGCGCGGTGGTGTTGACGCGCCCCGGCTCGGTGCCGGGCCCGGCGCTCGGTGCCGAGATCGTGGCCTGGGGCCGGGAACGGATGGCTGCGTACAAGTACCCACGTCTGGTGGAGTTCGTCGATGCCTTTCCGCTCGGCCCCAGCGGCAAGGTGCTCAAACGCGAGTTGGTCTCCCGGTTGAGCGGTGCGGCGGGCCTGGAGCCGTAG